Proteins encoded in a region of the Methanofollis tationis genome:
- a CDS encoding methanogenesis marker 9 domain-containing protein — MIDSYERCGLIINGQVVRTPVAIASMAGMVDAAYVLARADHIGAAFIGGYSIDEATMEASRQMAAEGRAEFLYDDPIAALRTEVGALEGSGVVTGLNLRGSCPASYAAIADAIGDGVVYEIDAHCRQPLMTAAGCGESLLKTPHLLAETVRALKGFDVTVSVKIRAGVAADDRRLARLLWKAGADIIHVDLMDLGYARLRQIRNACPLTLIANNSITSFDRAMEMFSHGADMVSLARRSDERTLAGIDAAICRKADETGWYNAPKQLCRGGDVRSLTFCCMPVKRCPLLPFLERIDLSKEEYVRIKREAAEGTPLEGGRTTCFGSLAWCCKSSSPCMLREVAMKEAGLDTPAYMREKRLLSEKIMERVFDAVPDDHED, encoded by the coding sequence ATGATCGATAGCTACGAGCGCTGCGGACTGATCATCAACGGTCAGGTGGTCAGGACCCCGGTTGCGATTGCATCCATGGCCGGGATGGTGGACGCCGCCTATGTGCTCGCCCGGGCTGACCATATCGGCGCCGCCTTTATCGGCGGATATTCTATTGACGAGGCCACGATGGAGGCGAGCCGGCAGATGGCCGCCGAAGGGCGGGCCGAGTTCCTGTACGACGACCCGATCGCCGCGCTGCGCACAGAGGTCGGCGCCCTGGAGGGGAGCGGGGTCGTCACCGGCCTCAACCTGCGGGGGAGTTGTCCTGCCTCCTATGCGGCGATTGCCGACGCGATCGGGGACGGCGTCGTCTACGAGATCGACGCCCACTGCCGGCAGCCGTTGATGACGGCGGCCGGGTGCGGCGAGAGCCTGCTGAAAACTCCGCACCTTCTTGCCGAGACCGTTCGCGCCCTCAAGGGTTTCGACGTCACCGTCTCGGTGAAGATCCGGGCCGGCGTGGCAGCCGACGACCGGCGCCTGGCCCGCCTGCTCTGGAAGGCCGGGGCCGACATCATCCACGTGGACTTAATGGACTTGGGCTATGCCCGCCTGCGGCAGATCCGGAACGCCTGCCCGCTCACCCTCATTGCGAACAACTCGATCACCTCGTTTGACCGTGCGATGGAGATGTTCTCCCATGGGGCCGATATGGTCTCCCTGGCGCGGCGCTCTGACGAGCGGACCCTGGCCGGGATCGACGCCGCCATCTGCCGGAAGGCCGACGAGACCGGGTGGTACAACGCCCCCAAACAGCTCTGCCGCGGCGGGGACGTGCGGTCCCTGACGTTCTGCTGCATGCCGGTGAAGCGCTGCCCGCTGCTTCCCTTCCTGGAGCGGATCGACCTCTCGAAGGAGGAGTATGTGCGGATCAAGCGCGAGGCGGCGGAGGGCACGCCCCTCGAAGGCGGCCGGACGACCTGTTTCGGCTCCCTTGCGTGGTGCTGCAAGTCGAGTTCGCCCTGCATGCTCAGGGAGGTGGCGATGAAGGAGGCCGGCCTGGACACCCCGGCGTACATGCGGGAGAAACGCCTTCTTTCGGAAAAAATCATGGAGCGGGTCTTCGATGCAGTGCCGGACGATCACGAGGACTGA
- a CDS encoding triphosphoribosyl-dephospho-CoA synthase, producing MQCRTITRTEAAQLAMVLEVTASPKPGNVDRGHDYPDTRLEHFLASAVFARTALEHAEEGEEGIGALIEAAVQDTNCHAGGNTHFGAFILLIPLVMGGDAARGFRAARATTVEDAVAFYRAFSATQVRVLERDEIDVNDPAAADLLRERGMTLYDVMAYSAERDMVAREWTNGFALCTETADRLIARGTGREAIVRTFLDMLAAYPDTFIAKKHGPAVAEETMLRAREVQAGRLALSVFDEECLARGINPGSLADIMIAGIYLALLEGWQWDC from the coding sequence ATGCAGTGCCGGACGATCACGAGGACTGAAGCGGCGCAGCTGGCGATGGTGCTGGAGGTGACCGCCTCCCCCAAGCCCGGCAACGTGGACCGGGGGCACGACTACCCCGACACCCGCCTCGAGCACTTCCTCGCCTCGGCGGTCTTTGCCCGGACGGCGCTGGAGCACGCCGAAGAGGGCGAGGAGGGGATCGGGGCCCTGATCGAGGCGGCGGTGCAGGACACGAACTGCCACGCCGGCGGCAACACCCATTTCGGGGCGTTCATCCTGCTGATCCCGCTCGTCATGGGTGGGGATGCAGCGCGGGGATTCCGGGCCGCCCGTGCGACCACGGTCGAGGACGCCGTCGCCTTCTACCGCGCCTTCTCGGCGACGCAGGTGCGGGTGCTGGAGCGGGACGAGATCGACGTGAACGATCCCGCGGCGGCCGACCTGCTCCGCGAGCGGGGGATGACCCTCTACGATGTGATGGCCTACTCCGCGGAGCGGGACATGGTGGCACGGGAGTGGACAAACGGGTTTGCCCTCTGCACCGAGACGGCCGACCGTCTCATCGCCCGCGGCACCGGGAGAGAGGCGATCGTGCGGACGTTTCTCGATATGCTCGCCGCCTATCCCGACACCTTCATCGCAAAGAAGCATGGGCCTGCCGTCGCTGAGGAGACGATGCTGCGGGCGCGTGAGGTGCAGGCCGGACGCCTGGCCCTCTCGGTCTTTGACGAGGAGTGCCTGGCCCGGGGGATCAACCCGGGCTCCCTGGCCGATATCATGATCGCCGGGATCTACCTCGCCCTGCTGGAGGGGTGGCAGTGGGACTGCTGA
- a CDS encoding DUF447 domain-containing protein: protein MGLLREGINEVIATTRDNAAPMGIICRNGALSMVLFKGSHTEANIRRDGWVVANVTHDPAVWVRTAFADLPADAFVEIEAGGRAVQRLAACEAWAAFAATVRHETAETYFVALEPLGEGVLDLAVQAHNRGFAGIIEATVHATRYVMGRDPALKALIDHHLAIVRKCGGPREREAAALLEEYLM, encoded by the coding sequence GTGGGACTGCTGAGGGAGGGGATCAACGAGGTGATCGCCACAACAAGGGACAACGCCGCCCCGATGGGGATCATCTGCCGGAACGGCGCCCTCTCGATGGTGCTCTTCAAGGGCTCGCACACCGAGGCGAATATCCGCCGGGACGGCTGGGTGGTGGCGAACGTCACCCATGACCCGGCGGTCTGGGTGCGGACGGCGTTTGCGGACCTGCCGGCCGACGCCTTCGTCGAGATCGAGGCCGGCGGCCGTGCGGTGCAGCGGCTTGCCGCCTGCGAGGCCTGGGCGGCGTTTGCGGCGACGGTCAGGCACGAGACCGCGGAGACGTATTTTGTCGCCCTCGAACCCCTGGGGGAGGGGGTGCTCGACCTGGCGGTGCAGGCGCACAACCGCGGCTTTGCCGGGATCATCGAGGCGACGGTGCATGCCACGCGCTACGTGATGGGCCGCGACCCTGCCCTGAAGGCCCTGATCGACCACCACCTGGCGATCGTGCGGAAGTGTGGGGGGCCGCGGGAGCGCGAAGCGGCCGCCCTGCTGGAAGAATATCTTATGTGA
- a CDS encoding YbjQ family protein, producing MILTTTETVPGYTATVVGIVYGNTVRSKNIGKDIMSGLKSIVGGELEAYTEMLTEARLEAINRMENAAKKMGADAVVNVRFTTSQTAPGAAELLAYGTAVTLAPVT from the coding sequence ATGATCCTCACCACAACAGAAACCGTACCGGGCTACACGGCCACGGTCGTCGGCATCGTCTACGGCAACACCGTCAGGTCGAAAAACATCGGCAAAGACATCATGTCCGGCCTCAAGAGCATCGTCGGCGGCGAACTCGAGGCCTACACCGAGATGCTCACCGAAGCCAGGCTTGAGGCGATCAACCGGATGGAAAACGCCGCAAAAAAGATGGGCGCCGACGCCGTCGTCAACGTCAGGTTCACCACCTCGCAGACGGCGCCGGGGGCGGCAGAACTCCTCGCCTACGGCACGGCGGTGACGCTGGCGCCGGTCACATAA
- the hgcC gene encoding HgcAB-associated protein HgcC — MPRNTPGDELCSPDGLPCRCSAESLCTVEAVLSVDERGQMVLPKDVREKAGIRPGDKLALISWERDGEVCCLALMKTGRLSGMVKQVLGPLVDGTA, encoded by the coding sequence ATGCCACGAAATACTCCTGGTGACGAATTGTGTTCGCCCGACGGCCTGCCGTGCAGGTGCAGCGCCGAATCGCTCTGCACGGTTGAGGCGGTGCTCAGCGTGGACGAACGGGGACAGATGGTGCTCCCCAAAGACGTGCGCGAGAAGGCGGGGATAAGGCCCGGCGATAAACTCGCCCTGATCTCCTGGGAACGGGACGGGGAGGTCTGCTGCCTGGCGCTGATGAAGACCGGGCGCCTGAGCGGCATGGTGAAGCAGGTTCTCGGGCCGCTGGTGGACGGGACGGCGTGA
- the hgcA gene encoding mercury methylation corrinoid protein HgcA: MAQTDCDCCPESAPCDCTQVVAEVRTTDSLITLAHRLDHALARWGVDRMGHRVEPGLYSLGRPTPASPVFVSANYTLSFDALRSALAGHDGYILVLDTRGINVWCAAGKGTFGTDEVVGQIARTGLSSVVAHRTLILPQLGAPGISGHEVLRRSGFRVTFGPVRAADLPAFLAAGTATPEMRRVRFPFADRIVLAPMELVHAALPTLAGAVLLYLLAGMPAALGAVAAVLAGTVLFPALLPFIPTRDFSTKGLILGGVVALPFAWAVSGDPALPGWANALLALAPLLLMPAVTAYLALNFTGSTPFTSRTGVKREIFRYVPVMAAMTLSGVVLVLLLAAARLTGAI, translated from the coding sequence GTGGCGCAGACGGATTGCGATTGCTGCCCGGAGAGCGCCCCGTGTGACTGCACGCAGGTGGTCGCGGAGGTCAGGACGACGGACAGCCTGATCACGCTCGCCCACCGCCTCGACCACGCCCTGGCGCGCTGGGGCGTGGACCGGATGGGTCACCGGGTGGAGCCCGGGCTGTACAGCCTCGGCCGCCCCACGCCGGCGTCGCCGGTCTTTGTCTCGGCGAACTACACCCTGAGTTTTGACGCCCTGAGGTCTGCCCTGGCCGGCCATGACGGGTATATCCTGGTGCTGGACACCCGCGGGATCAATGTCTGGTGTGCCGCGGGCAAGGGGACGTTCGGGACCGACGAGGTGGTCGGGCAGATCGCACGCACCGGGCTTTCGTCGGTGGTGGCACACCGGACGCTTATTCTTCCGCAGCTCGGCGCCCCCGGGATCTCGGGCCACGAGGTGCTGCGGCGCTCAGGTTTCCGGGTGACCTTTGGGCCGGTCCGGGCCGCCGATCTCCCGGCGTTCCTGGCTGCAGGGACCGCCACTCCTGAGATGCGCCGCGTCCGCTTCCCGTTCGCCGACCGCATCGTGCTGGCGCCGATGGAACTGGTCCATGCGGCGCTGCCCACCCTCGCCGGCGCCGTCCTCCTCTATCTCCTCGCGGGGATGCCGGCGGCGCTTGGAGCGGTCGCCGCCGTCCTTGCCGGGACGGTGCTCTTCCCGGCCCTGCTGCCCTTCATCCCGACCCGGGACTTCAGCACGAAAGGGCTCATTCTGGGCGGTGTCGTCGCCCTGCCCTTTGCGTGGGCCGTCTCCGGCGATCCGGCTCTGCCCGGGTGGGCGAACGCCCTTCTGGCCCTTGCGCCCCTGCTCCTCATGCCGGCCGTGACCGCATACCTCGCCCTCAACTTCACGGGCTCGACGCCGTTCACCTCGCGGACCGGCGTGAAACGGGAGATCTTCAGGTACGTGCCGGTCATGGCGGCGATGACGCTCTCTGGCGTCGTCCTGGTCCTGCTGCTGGCCGCCGCCCGCCTGACGGGGGCGATCTGA
- a CDS encoding type IV pilin N-terminal domain-containing protein, protein MNRHHPEEAVSQVLGVILMVALAVILAAVTASTVLSMTGDLQTMKFVSVVGEKNDDGTATFTIQGGEDLKTVTGISLVYQDGTAEHLFSASPSAGAVATSTSSVAGQRIVLAASFTDGTQMMILEKQF, encoded by the coding sequence TGAAGAAGCGGTCTCCCAGGTCCTCGGCGTCATCCTGATGGTCGCCCTCGCCGTCATCCTCGCCGCCGTCACCGCCAGCACCGTCCTGAGCATGACCGGCGACCTCCAGACGATGAAGTTCGTGAGCGTCGTCGGCGAGAAAAACGACGACGGGACGGCGACCTTCACCATCCAGGGCGGGGAGGACCTCAAGACCGTCACCGGGATCTCCCTCGTCTACCAGGACGGCACGGCCGAGCACCTATTCAGCGCCTCGCCCTCGGCCGGCGCCGTTGCGACCTCGACGAGCAGCGTCGCCGGGCAGCGGATCGTGCTCGCGGCCTCGTTCACCGACGGGACGCAGATGATGATCCTGGAAAAACAATTCTGA